One Spinacia oleracea cultivar Varoflay chromosome 4, BTI_SOV_V1, whole genome shotgun sequence DNA segment encodes these proteins:
- the LOC110776218 gene encoding uncharacterized protein, giving the protein MTPYKLVYGKNCHLPVELEHRALWAIKTLNFELSCAGERRLLDLHELEELRMNAYDSTSIYKARSKQYHDARIDKREFKEGEKVLLYNSRLKLFPAKLKSRWSGAFDVVRVFPHGAIEIRGGDSGPFKVNGHRLKHYYMGDSLGSFAIIDLQDPP; this is encoded by the coding sequence ATGACCCCGTACAAGCTTGTGTATGGTAAAAATTGCCATTTGCCGGTTGAATTGGAGCATCGGGCTTTGTGGGCCATTAAAACATTGAATTTCGAACTTTCTTGTGCGGGTGAGCGGCGTTTACTTGACTTACATGAGCTTGAAGAGCTAAGAATGAATGCATATGATTCGACAAGTATCTACAAGGCTCGTTCTAAGCAATATCACGACGCCCGTATTGATAAAAGGGAGTTCAAGGAGGGAGAGAAAGTCCTCCTCTATAATTCTCGTTTGAAGTTATTCCCGGCTAAGCTCAAGTCCCGGTGGAGCGGGGCTTTTGATGTTGTGAGAGTGTTCCCTCATGGTGCCATTGAGATTCGGGGAGGAGATTCCGGCCCCTTCAAGGTTAATGGTCATAGGCTCAAGCACTATTATATGGGTGACTCTCTTGGTTCGTTTGCTATCATTGACCTACAAGACCCCCCATGA